The Blastopirellula marina genome includes a region encoding these proteins:
- the dxr gene encoding 1-deoxy-D-xylulose-5-phosphate reductoisomerase has product MPSASSSTSSQRVVVLGATGSIGRSTLDVIRESSGAFAPFALSAHGRLEELLKAAIEYRPRFVVASDEDAAAKFDWSQLPAETTLLQGTKGLQEVSSHPDADIVVSAIVGRAGLEGTFSAIQAGKRVALANKETLVVAGHLATKLAAETGAEILPVDSEHSAIFQALKAGRAVDVKRVILTASGGPFRKLSKEELLKVTAEQALDHPTWKMGPKITVDSATMMNKALEIIETKWLFDLSAEQIEVVVHPQSIVHSLVEFADGSVVAQMSPPDMRMPIQLAMTYPQRTECPAKALDMTKAFSLEFEPPDYGRFPALKLGKEVVQRGGTTGAVLNAANEVAVQRFLEGKIRFVDIYRVCRAILDEHPFELSPDLNRLLELDAWAREESDKWITCCLRQAKDQACSNT; this is encoded by the coding sequence ATGCCAAGCGCGTCCTCCTCAACATCCAGCCAACGTGTCGTCGTATTAGGTGCCACTGGCAGCATCGGACGAAGCACACTCGATGTGATCCGGGAAAGTAGTGGAGCTTTCGCTCCATTTGCGTTATCTGCGCACGGGCGGTTGGAAGAACTGTTAAAAGCGGCGATTGAGTACCGTCCTCGGTTTGTCGTCGCCAGCGACGAAGATGCTGCCGCCAAGTTCGATTGGTCGCAACTTCCTGCGGAAACGACGTTACTCCAAGGAACAAAAGGACTTCAGGAGGTTTCCTCTCATCCAGATGCCGACATCGTCGTCTCAGCGATCGTCGGGAGAGCCGGATTAGAAGGGACGTTTTCTGCGATTCAGGCCGGAAAACGTGTTGCTTTGGCAAACAAGGAAACTCTAGTTGTCGCTGGGCATTTAGCCACAAAGCTGGCCGCGGAGACTGGGGCAGAGATTCTTCCGGTCGATAGCGAGCACAGTGCGATCTTCCAGGCCCTGAAGGCTGGCAGGGCCGTCGATGTGAAGCGTGTAATCCTCACAGCGTCCGGTGGTCCCTTCCGCAAGCTGTCGAAAGAAGAACTTCTGAAAGTTACGGCGGAACAGGCACTTGATCATCCCACCTGGAAGATGGGGCCGAAGATTACTGTCGACTCCGCCACGATGATGAACAAAGCTCTCGAGATCATCGAGACAAAGTGGCTTTTTGATCTCTCCGCGGAGCAGATCGAGGTAGTCGTCCATCCGCAATCGATCGTCCATTCGTTGGTTGAATTCGCCGATGGGTCGGTGGTGGCTCAAATGAGCCCGCCAGATATGCGAATGCCGATCCAGCTCGCGATGACCTACCCCCAGCGGACTGAGTGTCCGGCAAAGGCCCTGGACATGACTAAGGCCTTTTCCCTGGAGTTTGAGCCACCAGATTACGGAAGGTTTCCCGCCCTTAAACTGGGTAAAGAGGTGGTGCAACGTGGTGGGACGACCGGAGCCGTTTTAAATGCCGCCAACGAAGTGGCCGTGCAGCGGTTTTTAGAAGGTAAAATTCGATTCGTTGACATTTACCGGGTATGTCGAGCGATTCTTGACGAACACCCGTTTGAACTATCCCCCGATTTAAACCGGTTGCTCGAGCTTGATGCTTGGGCCCGAGAGGAGTCAGACAAGTGGATCACTTGTTGTTTGCGGCAAGCGAAGGATCAAGCGTGCTCCAATACCTAG
- a CDS encoding class I SAM-dependent methyltransferase → MLRTSILALLLVNLLPIVSMAQEGVVVRNGLPFYKGREIAQTMHYRGAPWLIRESRQREEDCQKMLENLGVKPGMTICDMGCGNGFYSLQLAKMVGNEGKILAVDIQSEMLRLLKARAEEQGIENIELVLGDIDDPKLPEGKVDLIMCVDVYHEFSHPEEMLAGMRKSLKPDGMIVMLEFRMEDPKVPIKTLHKMSKKQILREYKLNGFQLAKEFDGLPWQHMMFFEKTKDEE, encoded by the coding sequence ATGCTCCGCACTTCGATTCTCGCTTTATTACTGGTTAACCTTCTGCCAATCGTTTCGATGGCGCAGGAAGGGGTGGTCGTTCGCAATGGTCTTCCTTTCTACAAGGGACGCGAGATTGCCCAGACGATGCATTACCGCGGTGCTCCTTGGCTGATCCGCGAAAGTCGCCAACGGGAAGAAGATTGCCAGAAGATGCTCGAGAACCTAGGCGTGAAGCCAGGGATGACCATTTGCGATATGGGCTGCGGAAACGGATTCTATAGCCTGCAATTGGCGAAAATGGTCGGTAATGAGGGCAAGATCTTAGCGGTCGACATTCAATCGGAGATGCTGCGACTGCTCAAGGCGCGAGCGGAAGAGCAGGGGATTGAGAACATCGAGTTGGTTCTCGGCGATATCGACGACCCCAAACTGCCGGAAGGCAAAGTCGACCTTATCATGTGTGTCGACGTCTACCACGAGTTCTCCCATCCTGAGGAGATGTTGGCTGGCATGCGGAAGTCGCTCAAGCCAGATGGAATGATCGTGATGCTGGAGTTCCGTATGGAAGATCCCAAGGTCCCGATCAAGACGCTGCATAAGATGAGTAAGAAACAGATTCTACGCGAGTACAAGCTGAATGGTTTTCAGCTTGCCAAAGAGTTTGACGGATTACCTTGGCAGCACATGATGTTCTTTGAGAAAACCAAGGACGAGGAGTAA
- the cmk gene encoding (d)CMP kinase has product MIVTIDGPAGAGKSSISRRLADSLGFSFLDTGAMYRVIALQGLRAKVDWADEQQLVKLARSAKIRLADSMVELDGEDVSQEIRTQRVTEVTRYAANNVGVREELVRMQREFASGQDIVTEGRDQGTLVFPNAQCKIFLTASPEERARRRVHDLASRGESVPFEDVLQQQTKRDHEDSQREVGPLLKAEDAIEVLTDGMSEAEVLEKLIEIVGRCQNA; this is encoded by the coding sequence ATGATTGTCACAATCGACGGTCCGGCTGGGGCCGGTAAGAGCAGTATCTCACGTCGCCTTGCAGACTCGCTCGGCTTTTCCTTCCTCGACACAGGGGCCATGTATCGCGTGATCGCTCTACAAGGCCTTCGCGCGAAAGTCGACTGGGCGGATGAGCAGCAACTGGTGAAATTGGCGCGTTCCGCTAAGATCCGTCTTGCCGACTCGATGGTCGAATTAGACGGAGAAGACGTTTCGCAGGAGATACGCACTCAGCGTGTCACCGAGGTCACTCGATATGCGGCGAACAACGTCGGGGTTCGCGAAGAGTTGGTACGTATGCAGCGAGAATTCGCTTCAGGCCAAGACATTGTCACCGAAGGTCGCGACCAAGGAACGCTTGTGTTCCCGAATGCCCAGTGCAAGATCTTTCTGACCGCATCCCCAGAAGAACGAGCTCGACGACGCGTCCATGACCTCGCGTCGCGTGGTGAATCGGTCCCCTTTGAAGACGTACTTCAGCAACAAACGAAACGCGATCATGAAGATAGCCAACGCGAGGTTGGCCCTTTACTAAAAGCAGAAGATGCCATTGAAGTGCTGACCGACGGCATGTCGGAAGCAGAGGTTCTGGAGAAACTGATCGAGATCGTCGGACGGTGCCAGAATGCGTAA
- a CDS encoding HAD-IA family hydrolase, translating into MVLLDAVGTVIQPFPSVAATYQEVGRLHGIELDQASIRSRFHAAIKRFSVHAFQQSRNLADPLKTDEVSERLRWQAIVDYVLSPTPQQKCLVFESLWDHFAHPENWRLFDDVLPTLDFLVERGFRLGLASNFDQRLRRIAEFYFSDYPLELFVSSEVGWVKPAKQFYAEVTRRLGLSPNQILLIGDDWENDVKAPQKFGWQTVYLDRDGGPDGVGKSNGHNTLEDAVDRLFPN; encoded by the coding sequence GTGGTGCTTCTGGATGCGGTCGGAACGGTGATTCAGCCGTTCCCTTCGGTAGCGGCCACCTATCAAGAGGTTGGCCGCTTGCATGGGATTGAACTCGACCAAGCGTCGATACGGTCTCGGTTTCACGCGGCCATCAAACGCTTCAGTGTACATGCGTTTCAGCAGAGCCGTAATCTAGCAGATCCCCTTAAAACGGATGAGGTCAGCGAACGTCTGCGTTGGCAAGCAATTGTCGATTACGTTCTCTCCCCAACCCCTCAGCAGAAGTGCTTGGTTTTTGAGTCGCTATGGGATCACTTTGCCCACCCTGAAAACTGGCGACTATTTGATGACGTGCTTCCAACACTCGACTTTCTCGTTGAACGTGGATTTCGGTTAGGGCTGGCTTCCAATTTCGATCAGCGACTCCGTCGCATTGCCGAGTTCTATTTCAGCGATTACCCGCTCGAGCTTTTCGTCTCGTCCGAAGTGGGGTGGGTAAAGCCGGCCAAGCAGTTCTATGCAGAGGTGACGCGACGTCTTGGGCTCTCGCCGAATCAAATTCTGCTGATCGGTGATGACTGGGAAAATGACGTCAAAGCTCCGCAAAAGTTTGGCTGGCAGACCGTCTATCTTGATCGCGACGGCGGGCCCGATGGTGTGGGTAAGTCTAATGGACACAACACATTAGAAGATGCCGTGGATCGGCTGTTTCCCAACTAA
- the lpxD gene encoding UDP-3-O-(3-hydroxymyristoyl)glucosamine N-acyltransferase: MGTTLAQLAELVDGTVFGDPDQVITGANIIRDAVAGEITLMDKPDQVQLLMENCTASAVLVSQASDKLTIDGIIVANVHEAFGKVVRFFQPWEQKQNTGIHRSAIVSLAAVVDPTATIGAGTVISDGVVIGKNTVVHSGVHIQAGCQIGENVTIFPGVVLYDRTEVGDRCIIHASAVLGAYGFGYDSSTGKHILSAQLGNVVLEADVEVGAGTTIDRGTYGTTLIGEGTKIDNMVMIGHNCRLGKHNLICSQVGIAGSVSTGDYVVMAGQVGVRDHVHIGTGAALGAKAGVGTDIPEGQQSLGIPAGPIKEIMAEHMAIKRLPDMRKTIKSLAKRIEQLEKEAEAASTPVIRKAS, from the coding sequence ATGGGAACCACGCTGGCACAACTCGCCGAACTCGTCGATGGAACGGTTTTCGGCGACCCCGATCAGGTCATCACCGGGGCGAATATCATCCGCGACGCGGTGGCCGGCGAAATCACGCTGATGGATAAGCCGGATCAAGTCCAGCTTCTCATGGAGAACTGTACCGCTTCGGCGGTCTTAGTTTCTCAGGCTTCGGACAAATTGACGATCGATGGAATTATCGTCGCTAACGTGCATGAAGCGTTTGGCAAGGTCGTCCGCTTCTTTCAGCCTTGGGAACAGAAGCAAAATACTGGAATTCATCGGTCGGCGATTGTTTCCCTGGCCGCCGTTGTCGATCCTACCGCGACGATCGGAGCTGGGACGGTGATCAGCGATGGTGTTGTCATCGGAAAAAATACCGTTGTCCATAGTGGCGTCCATATTCAAGCAGGCTGCCAAATTGGCGAAAACGTCACCATCTTCCCAGGTGTGGTCCTGTACGACCGCACCGAAGTGGGGGATCGCTGTATCATCCACGCCTCGGCCGTACTGGGGGCCTACGGCTTTGGTTACGATTCGTCGACCGGAAAACATATTCTCTCGGCTCAATTGGGTAATGTCGTGCTCGAAGCCGATGTCGAAGTCGGAGCAGGCACCACGATCGATCGTGGTACGTACGGGACGACACTAATCGGCGAAGGCACGAAGATCGACAATATGGTCATGATCGGCCACAACTGTCGGCTCGGCAAGCACAACCTCATCTGCTCGCAAGTCGGCATCGCCGGTAGTGTTTCGACTGGTGACTACGTTGTAATGGCAGGGCAGGTCGGAGTTCGTGATCATGTGCATATCGGTACCGGGGCGGCGCTTGGTGCCAAAGCTGGGGTGGGTACCGACATCCCCGAAGGTCAGCAATCGCTGGGTATTCCGGCCGGACCGATCAAAGAGATCATGGCCGAACACATGGCGATCAAACGGCTGCCCGACATGCGGAAGACGATCAAGTCGTTAGCCAAGCGTATCGAGCAATTGGAAAAGGAAGCCGAAGCGGCCAGCACACCCGTGATTCGCAAAGCCTCCTAG
- a CDS encoding 30S ribosomal protein S1, producing the protein MVNRNLIRNLEDDDTLLAQIDELAAGTDEDWLAGKFEMDESIEINKIVEGRILRMDDEFVLIDIGGKSEGSVPRDEWDEDEDPPEVGQTVRVLVEDVEDEFGRTDDPHGMVALSKRKARKIDDWERTMESIAEGQVVKGEVTRKIKGGLLVDIGVNVFLPASQVDIRRPHDIADYIGREVECEVLKIDAERRNIVVSRRSLIERKRKSDRETLLKELQVGQVRKGVVKNIADFGAFVDLGGIDGLLHITDMSWGRIGHPTEMVNIDDEIEVQILNIDHEREKIALGLKQLTPSPWDGVEEKYPVGSKVKGSVVNVMSYGAFVKLEEGIEGLVHISEMSWTKRISHPSEIVNINDEIEVVILGINKEKQEISLGMKQTQANPWENIKDRYPVESVVNGRVRNLTNYGAFVELEEGIDGLLHVSDMSWTRKIGHPSEMLEKGQEVQCKVLSIDEERRRIALGLKQLESDPWATTIPEKYQPNQLVKGKVTKITNFGVFVGLEDGLEGLLHISELSDDKVENPENVVKVGEEIEVKILRVDTDDRKIGLSRKRVQWAEDEAPEAGGGEGRASSGPPTELKGGLGSSGPMFSMPSEEENEEEGDS; encoded by the coding sequence ATGGTCAACCGTAATCTCATTCGCAATCTCGAAGATGACGACACCCTCTTAGCGCAAATCGACGAACTGGCAGCCGGTACCGATGAAGACTGGCTTGCAGGCAAGTTCGAGATGGATGAATCCATCGAAATCAACAAAATCGTCGAGGGACGAATTCTTCGCATGGACGATGAATTCGTGCTCATCGACATCGGCGGCAAGAGCGAAGGCAGCGTTCCCCGTGACGAATGGGATGAGGATGAAGATCCGCCGGAAGTCGGTCAAACCGTCCGCGTGCTTGTGGAAGACGTCGAAGACGAATTCGGCCGCACCGACGATCCGCATGGCATGGTCGCCCTATCGAAGCGTAAAGCTCGTAAGATTGACGACTGGGAACGGACGATGGAATCCATCGCCGAAGGTCAGGTCGTCAAGGGCGAAGTCACCCGCAAGATCAAGGGTGGTTTGCTGGTCGACATCGGCGTCAATGTGTTCCTGCCAGCCAGCCAGGTCGACATCCGCCGTCCACACGATATCGCCGACTACATCGGTCGCGAAGTCGAGTGCGAAGTGCTTAAGATCGATGCCGAGCGTCGCAACATTGTTGTTAGCCGCCGCTCGCTGATCGAACGTAAGCGTAAGTCTGATCGCGAAACGCTGCTCAAGGAACTTCAGGTCGGTCAGGTCCGCAAGGGCGTGGTCAAGAACATCGCCGATTTCGGTGCGTTCGTCGACCTGGGTGGTATCGACGGCCTGTTGCACATCACCGACATGAGCTGGGGCCGCATCGGTCACCCGACGGAGATGGTCAACATCGACGACGAGATCGAAGTTCAAATCCTGAACATCGACCACGAACGCGAAAAGATTGCTTTGGGTCTGAAGCAACTGACCCCAAGCCCATGGGATGGCGTCGAAGAGAAGTACCCAGTTGGCTCGAAGGTCAAGGGTTCGGTCGTCAACGTCATGAGCTACGGTGCCTTCGTCAAGCTGGAAGAAGGTATCGAAGGTCTGGTCCACATTTCCGAAATGTCGTGGACCAAGCGCATCAGCCATCCAAGTGAAATCGTCAATATCAACGACGAGATCGAAGTGGTTATCCTGGGCATCAACAAGGAGAAGCAAGAGATCTCCTTGGGTATGAAGCAAACCCAGGCCAACCCTTGGGAAAACATCAAGGATCGCTACCCAGTCGAATCGGTTGTCAACGGTCGCGTTCGCAACCTCACCAACTATGGTGCGTTCGTCGAGTTGGAAGAAGGCATCGATGGCCTGCTCCACGTTTCCGACATGTCGTGGACTCGTAAGATCGGTCACCCGAGCGAAATGCTCGAAAAGGGCCAGGAAGTTCAGTGCAAGGTGCTCAGCATCGACGAGGAACGTCGTCGTATTGCGTTGGGCCTGAAGCAGCTGGAATCGGATCCATGGGCGACCACCATTCCAGAAAAGTACCAGCCCAACCAGCTGGTCAAAGGCAAAGTCACCAAGATCACCAACTTCGGTGTGTTTGTTGGCCTGGAAGACGGTCTGGAAGGCCTGCTGCACATCAGCGAACTTTCGGACGACAAGGTCGAGAACCCCGAGAACGTCGTCAAGGTTGGCGAAGAGATCGAAGTCAAGATCTTGCGTGTCGACACCGACGATCGCAAGATCGGCCTGTCACGTAAGCGGGTTCAATGGGCCGAAGACGAAGCACCAGAAGCAGGTGGTGGCGAAGGCCGTGCCAGCTCTGGTCCTCCGACCGAGCTCAAAGGTGGCTTGGGCAGCAGCGGACCGATGTTCTCTATGCCCAGCGAAGAAGAAAACGAAGAAGAAGGCGACAGCTAA
- a CDS encoding site-2 protease family protein — protein MLQYLGSAWAILLGVMGLGVVIFVHELGHFLVAKACGVRCDKFYVGFDVPITIGPWTISALWKKQWGETEYGIGTIPLGGYVKMLGQDDNPGNSEEESASTMIETVDADGNKQSVVNPRSYTAKSVPQRMAIISAGVVFNLIFGVIFAAIAYNLGVSYTPAQISWVQPGSPAWEAGLRPGDEIVGLNAEGKDRKHLRFRKDMTLQIAFNGTEKPMPFVIRRPDGSQEVVMIQPRSTFKDSFPPTIGVAAMNTLKMMVAPELMKDLYGQTIADEMHAGDRLTAINDTPIESFLDYEKYLANHPYETLKMKFDRKVESEADSEKTESVEIDLPTIPYRQTGLVMEMSPIIAIRKDAPAAKAGIEVGDKLLSINGEPVGDGFTLPSRETKWAGQTVDVVVMRGEEEKTFSVETAVPEGFATDYLPGYQMGLQTLGVTYNLGTKVAEVIPDSSADKEGIKPGDEILVVGFQANSEASKEYNDSMKIGAKDFKIKSDGIAWQAVQMTLQIAHRNTSLILTVQKQGKNADESVNLAVTATPSETEMLQTRYLRFEPLQEIQYADSLGDSLGLGLREVGEGMTQVVMVLRKIATGEMQISGLGGPGTILYVATAESSRGLARLLTFLTLISANLAVVNFLPIPVLDGGHMMFLLYEGIRGKPINEKWMLRLTYVGLAMVLTLMVTVIGLDIHRFFPWG, from the coding sequence GTGCTCCAATACCTAGGGAGCGCTTGGGCTATATTGCTCGGCGTCATGGGACTTGGCGTCGTGATCTTTGTTCACGAACTGGGACACTTTTTGGTGGCCAAAGCTTGTGGCGTGCGTTGTGATAAGTTTTATGTCGGTTTCGACGTCCCGATCACGATCGGTCCGTGGACGATTTCAGCTCTCTGGAAAAAGCAGTGGGGCGAAACGGAATATGGTATCGGTACGATCCCTTTGGGCGGATACGTGAAGATGCTCGGCCAAGACGACAACCCGGGGAACTCCGAGGAAGAGTCGGCCAGCACGATGATCGAAACGGTCGATGCCGATGGCAACAAACAATCCGTAGTGAATCCACGCAGCTACACTGCGAAGAGTGTTCCGCAGCGGATGGCGATCATTTCCGCTGGCGTAGTCTTCAATCTGATCTTTGGGGTGATCTTCGCTGCGATTGCCTACAACCTGGGTGTTTCTTACACCCCAGCCCAAATCAGTTGGGTGCAGCCCGGTTCTCCCGCATGGGAAGCTGGCCTACGTCCCGGCGACGAGATCGTTGGTTTGAATGCTGAGGGCAAAGATCGCAAGCATCTGCGATTCCGCAAAGACATGACGCTACAGATCGCGTTTAACGGCACGGAAAAACCGATGCCATTCGTGATTCGCCGTCCCGATGGATCGCAAGAGGTTGTGATGATCCAGCCTCGTTCAACCTTCAAAGATTCATTCCCACCCACCATCGGCGTGGCGGCAATGAACACCTTGAAAATGATGGTCGCGCCTGAGTTGATGAAGGATTTGTACGGGCAAACGATTGCCGACGAAATGCATGCCGGCGACAGGCTGACCGCAATCAACGACACGCCGATCGAAAGCTTTCTCGATTACGAGAAGTATCTGGCGAATCACCCTTACGAAACGCTAAAGATGAAATTCGATCGTAAGGTCGAATCAGAAGCAGATAGCGAAAAGACAGAGTCGGTAGAGATCGATTTGCCGACCATCCCTTATCGGCAGACTGGCTTGGTAATGGAGATGTCGCCCATCATCGCCATCCGCAAAGATGCTCCAGCCGCCAAGGCAGGCATTGAAGTGGGCGATAAGTTGCTTTCGATTAACGGCGAACCCGTCGGTGACGGATTCACGTTGCCAAGTCGCGAGACCAAATGGGCTGGCCAAACGGTCGACGTGGTCGTGATGCGTGGCGAGGAAGAAAAGACTTTCTCCGTTGAGACAGCCGTACCGGAAGGTTTCGCTACGGATTATCTGCCAGGGTATCAAATGGGACTTCAGACGCTTGGGGTAACCTATAACCTAGGAACTAAGGTGGCGGAAGTCATCCCGGACAGTTCGGCTGATAAGGAAGGAATCAAACCCGGCGACGAGATCCTAGTCGTCGGTTTTCAAGCCAACAGTGAAGCGAGCAAAGAGTACAACGACTCGATGAAGATCGGCGCGAAGGACTTCAAGATCAAGTCCGACGGCATCGCTTGGCAGGCCGTACAGATGACTCTGCAAATCGCCCACAGAAATACTTCGTTGATTCTGACTGTGCAGAAGCAAGGTAAGAATGCGGACGAGTCGGTCAACTTGGCTGTGACGGCAACTCCTTCGGAAACGGAAATGCTTCAAACGCGTTACCTACGATTCGAGCCGCTTCAGGAGATCCAATATGCCGACAGCCTGGGTGATTCCTTGGGCCTTGGCTTACGGGAAGTTGGTGAGGGTATGACGCAAGTCGTCATGGTGCTGCGAAAGATTGCCACCGGCGAAATGCAGATCAGCGGATTGGGTGGTCCAGGGACCATTTTGTATGTCGCAACGGCGGAATCGTCGCGTGGCTTGGCTCGTTTACTGACCTTCCTCACGTTGATCAGTGCGAATCTGGCCGTGGTGAATTTCCTGCCGATCCCCGTTCTCGATGGTGGCCACATGATGTTCCTACTCTACGAAGGAATTCGTGGCAAACCGATCAATGAGAAGTGGATGCTACGACTCACCTATGTCGGACTGGCGATGGTGCTGACTCTGATGGTGACCGTCATCGGGCTCGATATTCATCGCTTCTTCCCCTGGGGATAG
- a CDS encoding lysophospholipid acyltransferase family protein: MRKEKKAYTRSWPQRLFYVFLRVTARLVAVSLYRIRVFGRENWPAEGGALVCANHQGFFDPVLVGLCCERQLSFLAKKSLFKFPLKGLIETLNAIPVNRAGTGLDGLKETLKRLRGGDMVLIFPEGTRSENGDIGNLKPGFIAVARKGKAPIVPVVFDGSFQAWPKWQLLPSIGVVHVLIGTPITADEMQSLSDEQLLAKLQDQMHAMFDEVRYSRARSINPRLHTADKTQFA, encoded by the coding sequence ATGCGTAAAGAGAAAAAGGCGTACACGCGATCATGGCCACAGCGGCTGTTTTATGTTTTTTTGCGTGTCACCGCTCGCTTGGTGGCTGTTTCCCTCTACCGAATCCGAGTCTTTGGTCGCGAGAATTGGCCCGCCGAAGGAGGCGCACTTGTCTGCGCGAATCATCAAGGATTCTTCGACCCAGTGCTGGTGGGGCTTTGCTGTGAACGCCAGTTAAGCTTTCTGGCAAAAAAATCGCTCTTCAAATTCCCATTGAAGGGATTGATTGAAACCCTGAACGCCATTCCTGTGAATCGAGCCGGCACTGGGCTGGACGGACTGAAGGAAACACTAAAGCGTCTTCGAGGGGGAGACATGGTGCTAATCTTCCCAGAAGGAACACGCAGCGAGAACGGGGACATCGGCAACCTCAAACCAGGCTTCATTGCCGTTGCTCGGAAGGGGAAAGCCCCCATCGTTCCGGTCGTTTTCGACGGCTCGTTTCAAGCTTGGCCGAAATGGCAGCTACTTCCTTCGATTGGTGTCGTACATGTGCTGATTGGAACACCAATCACAGCTGATGAGATGCAATCGCTTTCAGACGAGCAACTCCTCGCGAAGCTCCAAGATCAGATGCATGCGATGTTCGATGAAGTGCGATACTCACGAGCCCGCTCGATCAACCCGCGGCTTCACACCGCAGACAAGACGCAATTTGCCTAA
- a CDS encoding LpxI family protein, with translation MDHSDASPVALLAGWGNLPIIVAEAIKSTGRRVVCAAVKDHADPILEKICDSTTWVGLGQLGKVKRHFQRHGATQATMAGKIHKVRLFDRGAMWKHCPDWFCLRTFAPQMIWGSGDRKDDTLLMAIVNGFANQGITFLPATDFAPELLVKFGMIAGSEPRGKQLRDIEFGWEMAKELGRLDIGQSVAVKNQAVLALEAIEGTDACIRRAGQLCKAGDFTVVKVAKPQQDMRFDVPTIGVGTLETMVEAGASTLVLEAEKTILLDEPAVLEFAKTHRLTILAINEERLAEFAPSSEAA, from the coding sequence ATGGATCATTCTGATGCAAGCCCGGTCGCCCTGTTAGCTGGCTGGGGAAATCTTCCAATCATTGTCGCCGAAGCAATCAAAAGTACCGGTCGGCGAGTGGTCTGCGCGGCCGTGAAGGATCATGCCGACCCAATACTGGAAAAGATTTGCGATAGTACAACTTGGGTTGGACTTGGGCAGCTTGGCAAAGTGAAACGTCACTTCCAACGGCACGGTGCCACGCAAGCGACTATGGCGGGCAAGATTCACAAGGTTCGACTCTTTGATCGTGGTGCGATGTGGAAGCATTGCCCCGATTGGTTCTGTCTACGCACGTTCGCCCCGCAAATGATTTGGGGAAGTGGTGATCGAAAAGATGACACGTTGTTGATGGCGATCGTCAACGGATTCGCCAACCAAGGAATTACCTTCTTACCTGCAACCGATTTTGCGCCGGAGTTGCTTGTGAAATTTGGCATGATCGCTGGCTCCGAGCCACGTGGAAAACAGTTGCGTGATATCGAGTTCGGTTGGGAAATGGCCAAAGAACTCGGGCGGCTTGATATTGGGCAGAGCGTAGCTGTAAAGAACCAAGCTGTCCTAGCCTTGGAAGCCATTGAAGGGACCGACGCTTGTATTCGTCGTGCGGGCCAGCTGTGTAAGGCGGGCGATTTTACCGTGGTAAAAGTTGCCAAGCCACAGCAGGACATGCGGTTCGACGTGCCCACCATTGGCGTGGGAACGTTAGAGACCATGGTCGAAGCAGGGGCAAGCACGCTGGTTTTAGAAGCGGAAAAAACAATTCTCCTGGACGAGCCCGCCGTGTTAGAATTTGCTAAGACACATCGATTGACGATCCTCGCGATTAACGAGGAACGTCTCGCCGAATTCGCTCCTTCTTCGGAAGCGGCCTAG